One window from the genome of Planifilum fulgidum encodes:
- the mnmH gene encoding tRNA 2-selenouridine(34) synthase MnmH has product MIREISVEEALNNPRLRWVDVRSPGEFAEATVPWAVNVPLFDDEERARVGTCYKQQGREKAIQLGVRIVSPKIPSLLEQVEEATQGGEPLIFCWRGGMRSKAVATFLDLADRPVYRLAGGYRAYRQYVVSRLESYDLRARLIVLHGLTGVGKTDILKRLSREGVPVLDLEEMAGHRGSAFGTLGEIRPRNQKMFDSLLFHTLERFKDEPYLFMEAESKRIGRVLMPDFLEEAKTAGIPVIVEASFDVRVSRILETYLRGETDPDRLQQQVAGAVSRIERRLPPDVRKELALRIGERDWRRVVEILLEKYYDPRYLYSQEKVEGEAIHLNADDLEAAVEACKEIWNRLRRRTATDIPV; this is encoded by the coding sequence ATGATTCGGGAAATATCGGTGGAAGAAGCCCTCAACAACCCCCGTCTCCGCTGGGTCGATGTCCGTTCCCCGGGAGAGTTCGCGGAGGCGACCGTGCCGTGGGCCGTCAACGTGCCCCTCTTCGACGATGAGGAACGGGCCCGCGTGGGGACGTGCTACAAGCAACAGGGCCGAGAAAAGGCGATCCAACTGGGGGTCCGCATCGTGTCTCCCAAAATTCCCTCCCTGCTGGAGCAGGTGGAGGAAGCGACCCAAGGGGGCGAGCCCCTCATCTTCTGCTGGCGCGGCGGAATGCGCAGCAAGGCGGTCGCCACGTTTTTGGATCTGGCGGACCGACCCGTCTACCGGCTGGCGGGAGGTTACCGGGCTTACCGGCAATATGTCGTTTCCCGGCTGGAATCCTACGACCTGCGCGCCCGCCTGATCGTCCTTCACGGGCTGACGGGCGTGGGGAAAACGGACATCCTTAAGCGGCTATCCCGGGAGGGCGTTCCCGTGCTCGACCTGGAGGAAATGGCGGGCCACCGGGGTTCCGCCTTCGGGACGCTGGGGGAGATCCGACCGCGGAACCAGAAAATGTTCGATTCCCTGCTCTTCCACACCCTGGAACGGTTCAAGGACGAGCCTTATCTGTTCATGGAGGCGGAAAGCAAGCGGATCGGACGGGTTTTGATGCCCGATTTTCTGGAGGAAGCCAAGACGGCCGGCATACCGGTGATCGTGGAGGCCTCCTTTGACGTGCGGGTGTCGCGGATTCTGGAAACCTATCTGCGCGGGGAGACGGATCCGGACCGCCTCCAGCAACAGGTTGCGGGAGCCGTCTCCCGCATCGAGCGCCGCCTTCCTCCCGACGTCAGAAAGGAGCTGGCTCTCCGGATCGGGGAGCGCGATTGGCGGCGGGTGGTGGAGATCCTGCTTGAGAAGTATTACGACCCCCGCTACCTCTACTCCCAGGAAAAGGTGGAAGGGGAGGCCATCCACCTGAATGCGGACGATCTGGAGGCCGCCGTGGAGGCATGCAAAGAAATCTGGAACCGCTTGAGGCGGCGGACGGCGACCGACATCCCGGTTTGA